CTAATCCTATGGATATCATAAGGAATTAAGGGGACCCAATGTTAAGAGAAAATAACCAATAGAATTTCATTCAGAAAGGGCCATAAGAAAATTTAGGAGGCTTTTAGCATTTCTATATTTACTATTTCATGCACCAAATCTTTAAATATAACCATAATTTCCAAAGTAATAATAAGGACTTAGGCGAAACGCTTGAGGTACTCTTCAGCAGTGACGTACTTGTAGTCCGGGTACAGGTCATAGCTgtccacatcatgtgggcccttcaCTTTGAACTCTAAATCCCCATGGTAGAAGATCTGGTACATGTGGGCCACCCCGATTTGCAGTGGAGGTGGCATCTCTGCATCCAAAACAAGAAAGGTTACATAGATCACACCTATTCATCTCCTCCTGACAAGTGACGCCCATGGTTCTGTTACAACGATCATTAATCTGATGGGCCCACAGTTGACAGAGAATGCCCCAAAGTTCTTTACAACGGAAATGTCCTATTGATTATATGCAGTGCTGATATTTGGCTGTTCATCCGCATTGTTATATCATCCCCTCCAGAAGCTGATAATCTACCGTcaaggtaccacaacttgtggtaccgCACCATCTCTTTCAGCCAACATATCATTCGTGCAAGACATCTGCACCATGAAAATGATAGGCTGCGTCATGAATATCACCTGCACAAAACCAGGACGGTTCCActctctcaggtgggccacacgtaggaATCCGACAATCTGACTCAACATACGGGTGTGGCTCACCTAGTAATCCGATCAGTCGGATTTTTGAGATTGGTGATTTTTATGGTGGGGCCAGTTGTTTTCATGGCCCTGATATGGGGAAAGATGGTACGATACCACAGGTTGTACGGTTACCTCTTGGTGATCAGCTCTCTGTTAACCATCAACTTATAGTCCACTGATCGAGTGGTTATGATATTCCAATCTGGAGAACTGTTTTGGAAATATCTCATACTAGTCGGTGATCAAGACACATGTCTGGACGCATCACCACCCTTCATTTCATTCACAACCCCTAATCCAAGCACAAGGATCCAAGAGTCGGTTACGTACTGTCCATTTTGCCAAGCCATTCCTCCTGTGTAACGAAGGTTTTCTTCAGCTCTTTTCCAATCAGTTTCTCCCATATCTTCACCACCTCCATCTGGGTGAGTATGTTAGCAGGTGGACGGAGATAGAGAGTCTTGTTCAGTGTCCGTGGATCATCAACGGCCATCATAGCATACATTGCCATGTCATCTTCATCCACCCAAATACCTGCCACGTCAATAACAAACAACTATCAGCAGTCTAAGTTAGCAATAGAAAGCTCggggtggcccacttagagtGGAACTTACAATCCTTGTCGGTCTTATCGCCCTTGCCATAGATGTAGACATGATCAGTGGGTGGCATGAAGTGGCCCAACTGAGCCAGAGCGGCCAGGAAGTAGCCAGCCATACAGTTGGCCGAGACGTAAGTGTAGGGGATCTTGGCCTTTTCAACGGCCCGCCGAATCACACGTTTGTCCTTGAACACATGGTCACCAGGGGGGATTGCGTGCTCCATCCGATCCGCGTCCATCCCAAACTCAGAGGGAAGGAACCGCTGCATGGGACCATCAGTAGttttatcaaccattaaaaatcacCACAATGattttcttgatcattttagTAAATTTTGTACACTTGTAGTGGACCCAAACGGTTCATCTTCTGGTCCTGATCATGATGGAGGCATACCCCATAAGGCGAACCGATTGGATGATCCAAGCTACCAATTCAAGGGCTTAAGGTGATTCGGTAAGAAAAATATACAATCAACGGTGACACTCAATAACGAGAAAAAAACTGTCCAATTGGTTCATCaaaaagtggatcacaccatggattgatcatagatctgaaccatATGTCCAGATGTTGTTGTGAGGTGGCATTTCATAGAATCAATCCTATTAATCTGCCACATGTTAAGGTCATTATAACCATAGTTTACAAACCTGGAATTGGCTTGTGACTTGGTCACACACTAGGTTAAGTCAACCCGATGAGTCCCGAGTCAACCAGGTGGGTCATAAATATACTTAAATGCCTTTTTTGTGACTCTGCTGGCTCGTTAAAACCAAGCTGAGTTAGCTGATTTTTTAGTTGACCAGCAAACCAGCACCTGTATGGTTAAACCGACCAACTGATCAGGCCCATAacctgaccaggttgactcggagaGTCCCGAGTTGTCTTGTAACTTCGAAGGTGCCCTCATACAATACCCATCTCAGTAATCCGCATTTGAGTAATCCTGCAGCATCTTTGCAATGGACGCGGATTGAGAACTTCCCCTGCCCGACCCTAGCTAGGAACAGACAGGGCCTCTGAGGGGCCACTGTAAagtgtggattttatccacaccgtacatccattgtggcatattattttagggtgtaAAAACAAAAagttgaggcagatccaaggttcaagtggaccacaccacaggaagcggtGGTGATAacgacacccactgttgaaaccttcctaaggccaacCGTGATGGTTAataaccatccaacctgttcataacgtcaaATAGACCTGGTtaaaggggaaacacaaatatcagcttgttccaaaacttcctgtgacccctaaaaaaatttcaacggtaaatgtttaatccccattgtgtgctCCACTTAATCTTGCGAAATAccacatttttgggtttataccctaaattgatatgaaaaaatggatgaacggtgtggataaaacccacacatcacattggcccctcagagcccctgtCCGTTCCTAGCACGGGACGGGTGGGGATAGTAACCAATCCGCGCCCCTTTCGCATCTATTTCATCTACCTTTCCATCCCTAGTCATCCACCTTTGACAGTGCATCAACGTCAGCCTACAAATTAACGTCCAGACAATGAACTACCTGTTGCATGGGCCAGAGTCCAAAAAAGACCCTGATCAAATGATCCCAGCCATCTGACCAACAAATTTCTGATAGTCATGGAAGCCTGATCCCTACCATTTTGACATTAATACGGCCCATTCAAGATTTGGGCAGTCAAtcggatgtttggatggatgggcaTGTAAGCTATTTGGACGTTAGAGATGGTTTAAACACGCGATTTGAGTGTGGAACATATGCATAGGATTTGCGCAAGCTAGATGGACACTCTCAACATTCTTAAATATCATAATGCTCCACAAATAATGCAACTGTCAACCATCAAGATGATGATCTAAAGTTTTCATCACCACATCCGAGTGTAACATAGAGAAATGGCAAACCTTGATAGTTCCCACTTCTTCGATGGCTTCAATAAGAGTGAGCTGATCGAGGATAGCATGCCTAAGGTGATTTCCAGCGACAGCTGACACCACAACGTCTACTTGCTTCAATGCCGCCACCAAGCTTTCTTTATCTTCAAGGGAACCCTGCAAATTAATGAGTTCATGTGAATTAGCATTCTGGTGGGATTTAGGGACTATTAACAAATGGCCCATTGTATGCCATCTAGTCATCTAGTGATGATCCTTCCCATATTACCCCAACCACTTACAAGGATTCTAATGAATGGGATGAGATAGTACTTTAATATCACAATACCATTTGCTTGATTATTTAAAGGGATGATCAATCAAGAGATTAAGCAagtaaagaggtaaaaaccaatGTTCGAAGATCCCATCTGCTAAACTTGGGACTACCTTTAAATTACTGGTCCGCATCATTTGCACGGATCTCCCACCAGCCATCTAAACACAGCAAGTACTGTTTGCCTCTATATTTGTATAGTTATCCACCCATTGCACAAAatgttggatggatggtctggatcatcctaTTCCATGCagccacatgggcccaccatgggctTATTGACCAGCAAAGTTATGATAAAAAATCAGAGTGGGccacataacaaaaaaaaaattttaattaaattgtaaagaaaatgaagaaacaaAACCAAATTTTAAGTATAACAATCGAAACAAAATGGGGTAATTTGGTGTACTTGAAGAAGTGTCACGCCCTCCATTTTGAATCCGATGAGCATCTGGACTTTTTCGGCATCGGATGCGATCTCCGGTCGATAAAGGGCGAATGTTGGATGGCCCAGGGCCATGCTAGCCTTGACAAGCCTTCTTCCCATGTAACCAGTGGCCCCAATGATCAAAACCCTATCTTTctctccgtccatctcttttctcactGGCTAATCAGAACAAATCCTTCAATGATTTTTTTGGGTTGCTGGAAAAGAAGGGACATGCTCAGGaatttatacacacacatatgAAAGGACCATCAAATAAACAAATgttttgtattttatatccacaaaCATGTTGTAAACCAATGAATTGATAAACGATGGAAATTGAGCTAAAACCGATGGTCTTGATTCCTTCCTTTGGATGCTTATTAGATCAGTTCCATAAAATTACCCAATTGCCCTCATATGGAAAATGACTACAATAACCCTACATGAGAATTAAGGATAAGGGTCACATAAAACGTTTcgttttttctattcttttttggttagcttgttagtacacccactgtcagttcacacttcactgttagcccttttattttttatttatttatttttgttagcttgttggtaAACCcattgttagttcacacttcactgttagcccttttttttttcttttgttagcttgttagtacacccactgtcaattcacacttcactgttagccccctttttttttgttagcttgttagtacacccactgtcagttcacacttcactgttagtcctttttttttgttagcttgttagtacacccagtgtatgttcacacttcactgttagctctttttttttattgttttggttAGCTTCTTAGTACACCCACTTTCAGTTCACACATCCCTGTTAGCCcatgttttttcttttgttagcttgctagtacacccactgtcagttcacacttcagtaGTTAGCCCCCcccgttagcttgttagtacacccactgtcaattcacacttcattgttagcccttttttttctttttctttttatttttttattttttttttattttttatttatacctTGTTAGCACACCCACTgctagttcacacttcactattagtcccttaaaaaaaaattattttttttttttttcttggcttgttagtacacccactgtcagttcacacttcactgttagctctTTTTTGTTAGCGTGCTAGTaaacccactgtcagttcacacttcattgttaacCCCTTTTTTTTGTtatcttgttagtacacccattgtcagttcacagtTCACtgtttgcccttttttttttgttagcttgttagtacacccactgttagaTCACACTTTACTATTAGccctttttttgttagcttgttagtacacccactgtcaattcacacctcactgttagcccttttattttttatttatttatttttgttagcttgttagtacacccactgtcagttcacacttcactgttagcccctTTTTTATTGTTAGCTTATTAGTATatacactgtcagttcacacttcactattagcccctttttttttgttagcttgttagtacacccactgtcagttcacacttcactgttagccctttttttgttagcttgttagtacacccagtgtcggttcacacttcactgttagccccttttttcaaattatttggttagcttgttagtacacccactgtcagttcacactttactattacctcctttttttttgttaccatgttagtacacccactgtcagttcacacttcactgttagacctttttttttttaagcttgttagtacacccattgtcaattcacacttcactgttagccctttttcttttgttagcttgttagtacacccacaatcagttcacacttcaccgtttgccccttttaaaaaaaaaaaaaaaaaaaaaatttatttttgttgCCTTGTtaatacacccactgtcagttcatacttcactaTTAGCCCTTTTTTTGTTAGCGTGTTAGTACACCCgttgttagttcacacttcactgttagcccttTTTTTTTGTCACCCActatctgttcacacttcactgttagcccttTTTTGTGTTAGCTtgctagtacacccactgtcaattcacacttcactgttagcccttTTTTGTGTTAGCTTGCTAGTACACCCACtatcaattcacacttcactgttagcccttttattttttatttatttatttttgttagcttgttagtacacccactgtcagttcacacttcattgttagcccctttttttgttagcttattagtacacgcactgtcagttcacacttcactgttagccccttcttctttttttttgttagcttgttagtacacccactgtcagctcacacttcactgttagctccttttttttttagcttgttagtaaacCCAGTGTCGGTTCACATTTCACTGTTagccctttttttatttttttggttagcttgttagtacacccactttcagttcacacttcactgttagcccccTTTTTTTTGTtaccttgttagtacacccactgtcaattcacacttacTTGTTAGccctttttttgttagcttgtttgtacacccactgtcaattcacacttcactgttagaccatttttttaaaaaaaaaatttatttttatttttgttagcttgttagtacactcactgtcagttcacacttcattgttagccctTTTTTatcgttagcttgttagtacacccagtgtcaattcacacttcagtgttagccctttcttaatttttttggttagcttgttagtacacccactgtcagttcacacttcattgttagacCCCCTCCCCCCccagcttattagtacacccagTGTCAGTTCAAACTTCACTGTTAgccctttttttattatttttggttagcttgttagtactcctagtgtcagttcacacttcactgttagcccttttattttttatttatttatttttgttagcttgttagtacacccactgtcagttcacacttcattgttagccccttttttttgttagcttattagtacacgcactgtcagttcacacttcactattagcccctttttttttgttagcttgttagtacacccagtgtcagttcacacttcattgttagccccCTTTTTTAGCTTGTTCGTACACCCCATTGTCCATCATCGGTTATCACTcgagcttttttatttttttggttagcttgttagtacacccattgtcagttcacaatTCACTGTtagcccccttttttttttttaccttgttagtacacccactgtcagttcacacttccctATTAGccctttttttgttagcttgttagtacacccactatcaattcacacttcattgttagaccatttttttaaaaaaaaatttatttttatttttgttagcttgttagtacacctactgtcagttcacacttcattgttagccctTTTTTttcgttagcttgttagtacacccagtgtcaattcacacttcagtgttagccctttcttaatttttttggttagcttgttagtacacccaccttGATATTAATCATTTAGCGCCCCCccctttttgttagcttgttagtacacccggTTGACAGTTCACAGTTagctattttctttttatttttttggttagcttgttagtacacccaatgtcagttcacacttcactgttagcccttttatttatttatttatttatttttgttagcttgttagtacacccactgtcagttcacacttcattattagcccttttttttgttagcttattagtacacgcactgtcagttcacacttcactgttagccccttttttttttgttagcttgttagtacacccactgtcagttcacacttcacttagcattgaatattctcttttttttagcttgttagtacacccagtgTCGATTCACATTTCACTgttagcccttttttttttttttggttagcttgttagtacacccattgtcagttcacacttcattgttagccccCTTTTTTTTGTtaccttgttagtacacccactgtcagttcacacttccctGTTAGccctttttttgttagcttgttagtacacccactgtcaattcacacttcactgttagaccatttttttaaaaaaaaaaaaattatttttatttttgttagcttgttagtacacgcactgtcagttcacacttcactgttagccccttttttttttgttagcttgttagtacacccactgtcagttcacacttcactgttagccacttccttctctctttttttagcttgttagtacacccagtgTCGATTCACATTTCACTgttagccctttttttttttttttggttagcttgttagtacacccattgtcagttcacacttcattgttagccccCTTTTTTTTGTtaccttgttagtacacccactgtcagttcacacttccctGTTAGccctttttttgttagcttgttagtacacccactgtcaattcacacttcactgttagaccattttttttttaaaaaaaatttatttttatttttgttagcttgttagtacacccactgtcagttcacacttcattgttagccctttttttttcattagcttgttagtacacccagtgtcaattcacacttcagtgttagccctttcttaattttttttggttagcttgttagtacacccactgtccgttcacacttcattgttagacCCCCTCCCCCcccagcttgttagtacacccagtgTCAGTTCAAACTTCATTgttagccctttttttttttggttagcttgttagtacacccagtgttagttcacacttcaatgtttacccctttttttttcttagcttgttagtacaccgactgtcagttcacacttcactgttagccctttttttttgttagcttgttagtacacccacagtcaattcacacttcattgttaccctttttttttgttagcttgttagtacacccactatcagttcacacttcactgttagccccttctttaaaatatatatatatatatatatatatatatatatatatatatatatatatatatatatatatatatatatatatatatttgttaacaTGGGAAGGAATGCCAAATAATTTAATCCAGGTACCAACCGGGTTAAAGGACGAGGACCAGGGAACCAAACCCACCAGCCCCATAGTCACCACCAGTTGTGCATCCGCTAGGAAGTCTGACAGTTCCACTTTCGATTTGAACACTATGAGGAACTGAGACCATGAAAGACGAGCAATCTCCACCAAAGACGGGTAAATTGAGACTTACGGAGAACGTCGTTCAAATGGAGGACAGAAATGGCTGAGGAGGCCACTGTACCCACCAACCCTAGCATAAGATGATGGAGTTTCGTAGCCACTGAATCAAGGTCGGCAATAGTCGCATCTACCTCTGAAATAGACTGGGTTGGAGGTCTTTGTTTGTTTTTCTGATGTTGCCAGGCAGGTATCTCCCAAGCCCTATGAGCGAGTCGAGGGTCCCCGAAAAATGGGGAAACGCCCCTCTTCTTCTGTGCTTGGGTCTGTTGAGTAGGCATAGCGAGGTCGATTGGAGAGGAACGCCTCCCGGATCTAGGTTTAACAATCTGAACTGAGGCGACCCTTCCGTCAATATGCTGGCCATCCAACACCCCTTTGGCCACCCAAGCATCATCTTCGTACATGAATCTGACAAATGCATATCCCCTAGGTTTGACGGACCTTGGGAAATATGGAAGAAATACCTCCGAAATTCTCCCGTAGCATTGGAAAATTTTGTAGAGATCCTCGAAAGAGCAGCTGAACAGCAGGTTTCCTACAAACAGGGTTTTTCGATCTTCGGTTGAAGCTTTACGACCTGTTCTCGAGGGGGACCTTCCCCTCAAGCGCCCTCTCATGGTGCCCGTTAGGCCCTGCTACCCCTGCTTCACCGCTCGACCTTGCATgcagtcgttgcgctttcatgattactcgtgcccccttaaatactttaagagcaccatcaatacctatgaACTTTTAGTCCATTGCCTTAAGTACACCaaaagaaatcagatttttcttcAAAACAAGAACATGTTTGACATcaatcaaggtacgctccaccccatcaaacatcttgatgcgcaccgtaccaacagccacaacattacatgcAATGCCATTACCCATAAACACCTAACCACCATCGCACTCGctatagctggtgaaccaactccgattagtagtcatgtgaaaggatgcccctgtgtctagaatccactcgcctttacgatcatcgtatgggcaTCTGATCGTAAACACAGAcaagacatcaccatcacatccactcgattcaTCTGATGTGTCAGCATTGGCTTCACTGGATGAAGCCCTAAATTCTTCTCTCttggatttaggatttgtacaatccttcttcacatgtccttctatcccacaattccagtactttaacttacctttgccTTTGCCCATAGACTTAGGTCTTGAtgttgaagatcctgtaccttgcTTAGAATTCCTTCCCTTCGTAATCAGTACATCGAAAAATGTCCCCATGTCACCATTaaactttctcatggccttcccttgaagggctaagatgacgGTGTCTACACTTAGAGTTCTGTTTGCGctacacattgtgtccttgaatgactcatacgatgaaGGAAgggaattcaacaatatacatgcatgttcttcatctttgaccgcttcctccatatccaacaatttacacatcaatttattaaagttgctgatgtgtgcttccagatctccaccctctgttatcttgaaggtataacactgtaacttcaagtgtaggcgattttcaaaggacttctttgcatagatgttctctaacttcgcccataaattagccacagttttctccctcaaaacattatagagaacctcatccataagACATAAACGAATAGAGGACaaagcattactatcaaaggtttctcattcttcatctttcataaaagattttcgctcctcaagagccttaattttGCCTTGCTTGGTTCatggctaatcatcttaaccttccataactcaaaattatttttgcctgagtacttctcaatatcaaacttggcattacccattattgttaatcctttagattcagatctatgccccaacaatttctttgataccacttattgggatttgtgctgcggaatcacacagatctagatctaggatagcaatccaagagtacCAAGTAAACAtaaaagaacacaaagatttaacgtggaaaacccttgtggaaaaaaaaccacggcacaaagcgacagaaaattTCACTGTGAAAGCACAAATTAGAAAGATAGAGGACTTACCCAGCTTGATCAATCCTCAAACCTCTCCTTTTCtccaccctttgaaaccctagaacccttttagaaatacttagaaccCCTTAAAATACCctagaatacctctcaatcccgcatacatccctttatataggttttaaaagaaatagaatcagaataggaaacaaaaatcgcgGAATCTGCGTTTTCGCAAATGAAATTGCGTAAACcgttaatgtcatcgaaggtccttcgatgacatcaaagaacaaccaaaactgtccagcgaccaggggcgaaaaatttttaaaatacttgatggcatcgaccgtcttcgatgtcatcaagctggcttcgatgacatcgaagctagttcaatgtcatcgaaccaccATATCTGACAGATTTAAAGGCATCTGTTTACAACAATCCTAAGCACTGGAATCTTAATCTAGCTTAAGTAGAGTTTGTCTTTAATAACATGCAAAATCGGTCCATCGGCAAGTCTTCATTCTAGATTGTGTATAGTCAAGCTCCCAAACATATAGTTGACATGTTCCCATTGCCTAAGTTACCAAGAATGAATGTTGCTATGAAAAATATGGTGGACCAAATCGCGACTATGCATGACAATGtttagaaaattttacaagaGTCCAACGCCAAGTATAAGGAAGAGGCTGATAAATATCAGCAACTTAAGAAAATCAATGATAATGCCTACGTCGTTGATCTTCCCGAGGACATGGAGATCTCGTGAACGTTTAATGTGGCAGATCTAtatgagtatcatgaaccgaatcCAATGAATCACTCGATGacaagttcttttaaagtggaggagattgatgtagagcgggccacTGACATAATCTTGGCACAAGTCGACCAAAAGAAGCTTTAACAAAAGTAGACGTATTTCGTTAGATCCAAGCCCAGTCCTACGTAGCGCATGACGTAACTGGGCTCCAGGCACGTCCAATTCGAAGAAATGCAATCCGAAAGGGAGAAATTGGCATTTGAagtgtaaaccataaatcaattataacttttgatctgagtATTGTTACAAGACGAATAACCTATCAATATTTGCTCTTATATATGGACCATCCGGGGTTAACCCACTTGCGCTATAGGTCATGTCAGTACATTTCGTGGGAAAACGCT
This region of Magnolia sinica isolate HGM2019 chromosome 1, MsV1, whole genome shotgun sequence genomic DNA includes:
- the LOC131249402 gene encoding bifunctional pinoresinol-lariciresinol reductase 2-like, with product MDGEKDRVLIIGATGYMGRRLVKASMALGHPTFALYRPEIASDAEKVQMLIGFKMEGVTLLQGSLEDKESLVAALKQVDVVVSAVAGNHLRHAILDQLTLIEAIEEVGTIKRFLPSEFGMDADRMEHAIPPGDHVFKDKRVIRRAVEKAKIPYTYVSANCMAGYFLAALAQLGHFMPPTDHVYIYGKGDKTDKDCIWVDEDDMAMYAMMAVDDPRTLNKTLYLRPPANILTQMEVVKIWEKLIGKELKKTFVTREEWLGNMDKMPPPLQIGVAHLYQIFYHEDLEFKVKGPHGVDSHDLYPDYKYVTAEEYLKRFA